One window of Schistocerca cancellata isolate TAMUIC-IGC-003103 chromosome 9, iqSchCanc2.1, whole genome shotgun sequence genomic DNA carries:
- the LOC126100171 gene encoding UTP--glucose-1-phosphate uridylyltransferase-like, giving the protein MEGNVVGTYGKKEKFSHQRVPSGSREFKEMTKRDAVNQLQHELDSLLSTATENQIPKLRTQLECFRQLFERFLSEKGPSIIWERIEKLPEDAVKDYFSLPEPSTQLVREMLNKLVVIKLNGGLGTSMGCHGPKSMIHVRNELNFLDLTVQQIEHLNKTYDVNVPLVLMNSFNTDDDTQKFVRRYKGLQVEIYTFNQSCFPRISRDTLLPIARTCDIEGDMEAWYPPGHGDFYDSFRNCGLLKEFIQQGREYCFISNIDNLGATVDPKILNLLFRPEDRSPEFVMEVTDKTRADVKGGTLIQYEQKLRLLEIAQVPKEHIDDFKSVKTFKFFNTNNLWVKLSAIERVLQEKTLNMEIIVNNKTLANGLNVIQLETAVGAAMKTFNGGLGINVPRMRFLPVKKTSDLLLVKSNLYSLNHGSLVMSPLRMFPTTPLVKLGDNHFAKVKEFLSRFADIPDLLELDHLTVSGDVTFGRGVSLKGTVIIVANHGDRIDIPSGAVLENKIVSGNLRILDH; this is encoded by the coding sequence ATGGAAGGTAATGTCGTGGGCACGTACGGTAAAAAAGAGAAATTTAGTCATCAAAGAGTTCCATCAGGATCTCGTGAATTTAAAGAAATGACTAAACGCGACGCTGTTAACCAACTGCAGCATGAACTTGACAGCCTGTTGAGTACCGCCACTGAGAATCAAATTCCAAAGCTGAGAACACAACTTGAATGTTTTAGGCAGCTTTTTGAGCGCTTTCTCAGCGAAAAGGGTCCATCAATTATCTGGGAACGTATAGAAAAGCTTCCCGAAGATGCCGTTAAGGATTACTTTTCTCTTCCGGAACCGTCAACACAACTCGTGCGCGAGATGTTAAACAAACTTGTTGTAATCAAGTTGAATGGTGGTCTGGGAACTTCAATGGGTTGCCATGGCCCGAAGTCTATGATTCATGTGCGAAACGAATTAAATTTTCTTGATCTCACTGTGCAACAAATTGAACATCTCAATAAGACGTACGATGTCAATGTACCCCTTGTTTTAATGAACTCGTTCAACACCGACGATGATACCCAAAAATTTGTACGTAGATATAAAGGTCTTCAAGTCGAGATATATACTTTCAACCAGAGCTGTTTCCCAAGAATCAGCAGGGATACGTTACTACCGATTGCAAGAACATGTGATATTGAAGGTGACATGGAAGCATGGTATCCACCTGGCCACGGTGATTTTTATGACAGTTTCAGAAACTGTGGGCTCTTAAAAGAGTTTATTCAACAAGGTCGTGAATATTGTTTTATATCTAATATTGACAACCTTGGTGCAACTGTCGATCCAAAAATTCTGAATCTTCTCTTTCGCCCCGAAGACAGATCACCAGAATTTGTGATGGAGGTAACAGACAAGACAAGAGCTGACGTGAAAGGTGGTACCTTAATTCAGTATGAACAAAAGTTACGATTGCTGGAAATTGCACAAGTTCCTAAAGAACATATCGATGATTTCAAGTCAGTAAAGACTTTCAAATTCTTCAATACAAATAATTTATGGGTAAAACTCAGTGCTATAGAACGAGTACTGCAAGAAAAAACACTGAACATGGAAATTATTGTGAACAATAAAACATTAGCTAACGGACTGAATGTTATTCAACTAGAGACTGCTGTAGGTGCAGCAATGAAGACTTTTAATGGTGGCCTCGGTATAAATGTTCCTCGGATGCGTTTTTTGCCAGTCAAGAAGACATCAGATTTACTGTTAGTGAAAAGTAACTTATACAGCCTCAACCATGGCTCTCTTGTTATGAGCCCCTTGCGCATGTTCCCCACGACACCATTGGTCAAGCTGGGTGACAATCATTTCGCAAAAGTAAAGGAATTTCTATCAAGATTTGCAGATATTCCAGATCTTCTTGAACTTGATCATTTAACTGTTTCTGGTGATGTGACATTTGGGAGGGGTGTGTCTCTGAAAGGCactgtaattattgttgctaatcaTGGTGACAGAATTGATATACCATCTGGGGCAGTGTTAGAAAATAAAATAGTGTCAGGCAATTTGAGAATTTTGGATCACTAG